A genomic window from Mycobacterium sp. 050128 includes:
- a CDS encoding MMPL family transporter — MDPTSESARAAAILASKFNQGELELILLVNSPGGASNGPARAVGTDIVAQLAKSPFVSGVASPWDTRPAPGLLSADGNTAMIIVALNGDENSAPKHARALADLYARDRQGVSVRAGGSALVFEQINQQTAKDLLRMEVIAIPLSFVALVWVFGGLLGAALPLAVGALAVAGSLAVLRAIALVTNVSIFALNVTVALAFALAIDYTLLIISRYRDERADGKGRDEALVKTVTTAGRTVLFSAITVALALAATALFPMYFLKSFAYAGTAVVGFAAVAAVLVAPAAIALIGDRLDALNVWQLGRRLIRSPPPAQRTVEQSFWYRTAKLVIRHAIPVGMALTAFLLVLGAPFLGVRWGYPDDRVLPSSASARVVNERVRSEFGTNSETRVKVVLPESAGLTTTDLDNYAMRLSRVTDVSAVSSPTATFVAGESHGPPSAPAGMAPGSAYLTVESTAPLFTPASETQLARLHAVVPPQHRAVQIGGLAQTNRDCINGITSRLPYVFAFIAVVTMVLLFLLTGSVILPLKAVLLNMLSLTATFGALVWIFQDGHLGAAGTTSTGTLPVNVPVLMFCIAFGLSMDYEVFLLARVREYWLYSPRTRADNDESIARGLARTGRIITAAALLMSISFAALISAGVSFMRMFGLGLTIAVLMDATVVRMLLVPAFMHVLGGLNWWAPASLARWHHRTFGDHATQLRLR; from the coding sequence ATGGATCCAACGTCCGAATCCGCCCGCGCTGCCGCAATACTGGCCTCAAAGTTCAATCAGGGTGAGCTGGAACTGATTCTGCTGGTGAATTCGCCCGGCGGCGCCAGTAACGGACCCGCGCGAGCTGTGGGTACCGACATCGTCGCGCAGCTTGCGAAGTCTCCTTTCGTGTCTGGGGTGGCATCCCCATGGGACACGCGACCTGCGCCGGGTCTTCTCAGTGCCGACGGAAACACCGCGATGATCATCGTCGCACTCAACGGTGATGAGAACAGCGCGCCCAAGCATGCCCGGGCATTGGCAGACCTCTACGCGCGCGACCGCCAAGGGGTGTCCGTGCGGGCGGGCGGATCGGCGCTGGTGTTTGAACAGATCAATCAGCAGACCGCAAAAGATCTGCTGCGAATGGAGGTCATCGCGATACCGCTGAGTTTCGTCGCGCTGGTCTGGGTGTTCGGCGGTTTACTGGGCGCGGCACTACCTTTGGCCGTGGGCGCACTGGCTGTCGCGGGTTCACTCGCGGTGTTGCGTGCGATCGCGTTGGTCACCAACGTGTCGATCTTCGCCCTCAACGTGACGGTGGCATTGGCGTTCGCCCTGGCCATTGACTATACGTTGCTGATCATCAGTCGCTACCGCGACGAGCGGGCCGATGGGAAGGGCCGCGACGAGGCGTTGGTGAAAACCGTTACCACGGCCGGCCGGACCGTGTTGTTTTCGGCGATCACGGTGGCACTGGCACTGGCCGCGACGGCACTGTTTCCGATGTACTTCCTCAAGTCCTTCGCGTACGCCGGGACGGCAGTGGTCGGGTTCGCCGCTGTGGCAGCGGTGTTGGTGGCGCCGGCAGCGATCGCGCTGATCGGCGACCGGCTCGACGCGCTGAACGTCTGGCAATTAGGCCGTCGGCTCATCCGAAGCCCCCCTCCAGCACAACGGACCGTCGAACAGAGCTTCTGGTATCGGACGGCGAAACTGGTTATCCGTCACGCGATCCCGGTCGGCATGGCGCTCACGGCATTCCTGCTAGTGCTGGGGGCGCCATTCCTCGGTGTCAGATGGGGCTATCCCGACGATCGGGTACTGCCGTCATCGGCGTCGGCCCGCGTCGTCAACGAGCGAGTGCGCAGCGAATTCGGCACGAATTCTGAGACCCGAGTCAAGGTTGTCCTTCCCGAATCCGCCGGTCTGACAACGACGGACCTGGACAACTACGCCATGCGGCTGTCCCGTGTCACCGATGTCTCGGCGGTGTCCTCGCCTACCGCCACCTTCGTCGCCGGTGAGTCCCACGGCCCGCCCTCGGCCCCGGCCGGGATGGCGCCGGGCAGCGCCTACCTGACCGTTGAAAGCACGGCACCGCTTTTCACACCCGCGTCGGAGACGCAATTGGCCCGCTTGCACGCGGTCGTACCGCCGCAGCACCGAGCAGTCCAGATCGGCGGCCTGGCACAAACGAATCGCGATTGCATCAACGGCATCACCTCCCGGTTGCCGTACGTGTTCGCTTTCATCGCCGTCGTCACGATGGTGCTGCTATTCCTGCTTACCGGCAGCGTGATACTTCCGCTCAAGGCGGTGTTGCTCAATATGCTGTCACTGACCGCGACGTTCGGTGCCCTGGTGTGGATCTTTCAGGACGGTCACCTGGGCGCGGCAGGAACCACGTCAACCGGCACGCTGCCGGTGAACGTCCCGGTGCTGATGTTTTGCATCGCCTTCGGATTGTCGATGGATTACGAGGTCTTTCTGCTTGCCCGGGTCCGCGAATACTGGCTCTACTCACCACGGACGCGGGCGGACAACGATGAAAGCATTGCGCGGGGCCTCGCCCGCACGGGCAGGATAATCACCGCGGCGGCGCTGCTGATGTCGATCTCATTCGCGGCACTGATCTCGGCCGGGGTGTCGTTCATGCGGATGTTCGGTTTAGGCCTGACCATCGCCGTCTTGATGGATGCGACTGTGGTCCGCATGCTGCTGGTGCCGGCCTTCATGCATGTGCTTGGCGGCCTGAACTGGTGGGCGCCCGCGTCGCTGGCAAGATGGCACCATCGAACCTTTGGAGACCATGCGACGCAGCTACGGCTCCGGTGA